A window of the Acidimicrobiales bacterium genome harbors these coding sequences:
- a CDS encoding FAD-dependent monooxygenase yields the protein MSESDRVLIVGAGPVGLGAALELARNGVESMVFEKHPTTSWHPKTRNFNTRTMEIARGWGRATYERLQCIDTPPGWKSPIRFTDTATGTEFGRIETQGFIGPGPDVSPAEPIMTSQELIEEILLDAARASGLVDIRFSTEVTRLVRGGDADDIDAAIEVRSGADGEISEVTGAALVAADGAASFVREALGIALVGRQKMAHIVNCYFRADIEPHLSGRQGVLFFVANDRVNGVLQPLDAHGRWLCQITVRAEEWSLEHFTPERVADWIRDAAGIADLDIDVLSIGLWQLNATVAERLMQGRILLCGDAAHQFPPTGGLGVNTGLQGMHNAMWKLAWSLRGRAEWSLVETYETERRSVSERITRQSLENSINVGRIRAAISNPAVEPLPPDQLATEARRYGNHLGVEFGSVYTSPAVIPDGTAPPEVADDYSDYLPSATPGARAPHHWLGRSDRRFSVLDLIGTGFTLLAGPEGGGWRAVADEVSARSGVPIDYYVIGGPGLDDLGDFCGAYGITPQGAVLVRPDGHVAWRHTTEPVEVAPLLGVVEALVGRAAP from the coding sequence ATGTCGGAGAGCGATCGTGTGCTGATCGTCGGCGCCGGGCCGGTGGGCCTGGGAGCGGCGTTGGAGTTGGCTCGAAACGGCGTGGAGTCGATGGTGTTCGAGAAACACCCGACCACGTCATGGCACCCGAAGACCCGCAACTTCAACACCCGAACCATGGAGATCGCACGGGGCTGGGGGAGGGCGACGTATGAGCGGCTCCAATGCATCGACACCCCGCCCGGATGGAAGAGCCCGATCCGCTTCACCGACACCGCGACGGGAACCGAGTTCGGGCGCATCGAGACCCAGGGGTTCATCGGCCCCGGTCCCGACGTGAGTCCGGCCGAGCCGATCATGACGTCGCAGGAACTCATCGAGGAGATCCTTCTCGACGCAGCGCGGGCCTCGGGCCTGGTTGACATCCGATTCTCGACCGAGGTCACCCGCCTCGTCCGGGGTGGTGATGCGGACGACATCGATGCTGCGATCGAGGTGCGATCAGGCGCCGATGGCGAGATCTCGGAAGTGACAGGTGCCGCGCTGGTCGCAGCCGACGGCGCCGCCAGCTTCGTTCGCGAAGCCTTGGGCATCGCGCTCGTCGGTCGACAGAAGATGGCCCACATCGTCAACTGCTACTTCCGTGCCGACATCGAACCCCACCTGAGCGGACGCCAAGGTGTCTTGTTCTTCGTCGCCAACGATCGCGTCAACGGCGTACTGCAACCGCTCGACGCTCACGGTCGGTGGCTGTGTCAGATCACGGTGAGAGCGGAGGAGTGGTCGCTCGAACACTTCACACCCGAGCGTGTGGCGGACTGGATCCGAGACGCCGCAGGCATCGCCGACCTCGACATCGACGTCCTCTCGATCGGCCTCTGGCAACTCAACGCCACTGTCGCCGAACGACTGATGCAGGGGCGCATCCTGCTGTGTGGTGACGCCGCCCACCAGTTCCCTCCGACCGGTGGACTCGGGGTGAACACCGGTCTGCAGGGCATGCACAACGCCATGTGGAAGCTGGCGTGGTCCCTTCGTGGGCGTGCCGAGTGGTCGCTGGTCGAGACGTACGAGACCGAACGACGGTCGGTGTCGGAACGGATCACTCGACAGTCGCTCGAGAACTCGATCAACGTCGGACGCATTCGTGCTGCGATCTCGAATCCTGCCGTCGAGCCGCTGCCTCCCGACCAGCTGGCGACCGAGGCTCGCCGCTACGGTAACCACCTCGGGGTCGAGTTCGGATCGGTGTATACGTCGCCGGCGGTGATCCCCGACGGCACGGCACCACCAGAGGTGGCCGACGACTACTCCGACTACCTCCCGTCGGCGACGCCCGGCGCCCGTGCCCCGCACCACTGGTTGGGGCGTTCTGACCGCCGGTTCTCGGTCCTCGACCTCATCGGGACCGGGTTCACGTTGTTGGCCGGGCCAGAGGGGGGCGGTTGGCGCGCCGTTGCCGACGAGGTCTCGGCCCGTTCAGGTGTCCCGATCGACTACTACGTGATCGGAGGGCCCGGCCTCGACGATCTCGGCGACTTCTGCGGTGCCTACGGCATCACGCCGCAAGGCGCTGTGCTCGTTCGCCCCGACGGTCATGTGGCCTGGCGTCACACCACCGAACCAGTCGAGGTCGCGCCGCTGCTCGGCGTAGTCGAGGCACTTGTGGGACGAGCGGCGCCGTAG
- a CDS encoding NAD-binding protein: MKSLAFVLSYLAGPLRRRDLRMVLILLSIFVALVVTFTVVFHELMAREGQRHSWATGFYWTLVTMTTLGFGDITFTSDLGRVFSVVVLLTGTAFLLILLPFAFIQFVFVPWMNRRDASRAPRSLPEDTRDHLVLTRPGPIEDALIRRAEQAGVDYVLLVPDLADALRLHDEGYRVMVGSSDDPATHRAARVDQAALLAATWPDTTNANVIFTAREISGDVPVVATATKPASIDILELAGADEVLQLGELLGTSMADRTLLPDGRSHVIGHFAGVRIAEARVVSASLVGHRLADLGLRSRIGVGVIGVWVHGQFTIADPNTVLDESTVLILAGTEDQLAQYDTQYGTGSQHVGDAVIIGGGRVGRAASRAFDAAGTPHRIVEERSERALDHRYVVGDAADLEVLTTAGITTATVALITTHDDDVNIYLAIYIRRLRPDVRIVARANLDRNVSTLYRAGADSVLSYASTAAAAIWNHFRGNDTLVVAEGLDVFRARVPATMRGKTLAASQMRATTGCNVVAIDVDGTLVGNPAGDVVLQPGADLILIGDADAQQRLAELDQGWQARLRRRRTQPTS, from the coding sequence GTGAAGAGCCTCGCCTTCGTCCTCAGCTATCTGGCGGGACCGCTGCGTCGTCGCGACCTGCGGATGGTGTTGATCCTGCTGTCGATCTTCGTCGCTCTGGTCGTCACCTTCACGGTGGTCTTCCACGAGCTCATGGCTCGAGAGGGCCAGCGTCACAGTTGGGCGACTGGCTTCTACTGGACGCTGGTCACGATGACCACGCTCGGCTTCGGCGACATCACGTTCACCTCCGACCTCGGACGCGTGTTCTCGGTCGTGGTGTTGCTCACCGGCACGGCCTTCCTCCTCATCCTGCTGCCCTTTGCCTTCATCCAATTCGTCTTCGTGCCGTGGATGAACCGTCGTGATGCCAGTCGAGCGCCAAGGTCGCTACCGGAAGACACGAGGGACCACCTCGTTCTCACTCGACCCGGTCCGATCGAAGATGCCCTGATCCGACGAGCAGAACAGGCCGGCGTCGACTACGTCCTGCTCGTCCCGGACCTGGCCGATGCACTCCGCCTTCACGACGAGGGCTACCGAGTCATGGTCGGCAGCAGCGACGATCCCGCGACGCATCGTGCTGCCCGAGTCGATCAGGCCGCACTCCTGGCCGCCACCTGGCCCGACACCACCAATGCCAACGTCATCTTCACCGCTCGCGAAATCTCCGGCGACGTTCCGGTGGTCGCAACAGCGACGAAGCCCGCTTCGATCGACATTCTCGAGCTGGCCGGCGCCGACGAAGTCCTGCAGCTCGGCGAGCTCCTCGGAACCTCGATGGCCGACCGGACCCTGTTGCCCGACGGCCGAAGTCACGTGATCGGCCATTTCGCCGGTGTGCGGATCGCCGAAGCGCGAGTCGTATCGGCGTCGCTGGTCGGCCACCGGCTCGCCGACCTCGGTCTGCGTTCTCGCATCGGCGTCGGCGTGATCGGCGTATGGGTCCATGGACAGTTCACCATCGCCGATCCGAACACCGTGCTGGACGAGTCGACGGTCTTGATCCTTGCAGGCACCGAGGACCAGCTCGCGCAGTACGACACTCAGTACGGCACCGGCTCACAGCATGTCGGAGACGCCGTCATCATCGGGGGCGGACGCGTCGGACGAGCCGCGTCGCGTGCGTTCGACGCAGCCGGTACGCCTCACCGGATCGTCGAGGAGCGGTCCGAGCGCGCACTCGACCATCGCTACGTGGTCGGCGACGCCGCCGATCTCGAAGTTCTCACCACTGCCGGCATCACAACCGCCACGGTCGCCTTGATCACCACGCACGATGACGACGTGAACATTTACCTCGCCATCTACATCAGGCGGCTTCGGCCCGACGTACGAATTGTCGCACGAGCGAACCTCGATCGGAACGTCTCGACGCTCTATCGAGCCGGTGCCGACAGCGTGTTGTCCTACGCCTCCACGGCAGCAGCAGCGATCTGGAATCATTTCCGGGGCAACGACACGCTGGTGGTGGCCGAGGGGCTCGACGTCTTCCGCGCTCGGGTGCCGGCGACCATGCGGGGCAAGACGCTGGCGGCCTCACAAATGCGCGCGACCACCGGGTGCAACGTGGTGGCCATCGACGTCGACGGCACGTTGGTCGGCAATCCTGCCGGTGATGTCGTGCTCCAACCGGGCGCCGACCTGATCCTGATCGGCGATGCGGATGCACAGCAGCGGCTCGCCGAGCTCGACCAAGGCTGGCAGGCACGGCTGCGGCGACGCCGTACGCAACCGACGAGCTGA
- a CDS encoding L-rhamnose isomerase: MVQFNSAVLEVLERQAIEVPSWAYGNSGTRFKVFAQAGVPRDPFEKLADAAQVHALTGLAPSVALHIPWDEVDDYAELAEHADALGLRLGTINSNTFQDDIYKLGSLAHPDASVRQTAIDHHLRCIEIMSQTGSRDLKIWLADGTNYPGQDDIRARQDRLAESLAVIYECLGGDQRLVLEYKFFEPAFYHTDVPDWGTSYVHCAALGERAVVCLDTGHHAPGTNIEFIVAQLLRLGKLGSFDFNSRFYADDDLIVGAADPFQLFRILHEVNRGGGFAAPVPRWPSCSTSATTSSRRSPARSAASSTSRR; this comes from the coding sequence ATGGTGCAGTTCAACAGCGCAGTGCTCGAGGTGCTCGAGCGGCAGGCCATCGAGGTGCCGTCCTGGGCCTACGGCAATTCGGGCACACGGTTCAAGGTGTTCGCCCAAGCGGGCGTGCCGCGAGATCCGTTCGAGAAGCTGGCCGACGCCGCCCAGGTCCATGCGCTCACCGGCCTGGCGCCGAGCGTGGCGTTGCACATCCCGTGGGACGAGGTCGACGACTACGCCGAGCTGGCCGAGCACGCCGACGCCCTCGGCCTGCGGCTCGGCACCATCAACTCCAACACCTTCCAAGACGACATCTACAAGCTCGGCAGTCTTGCCCACCCCGATGCCTCGGTTCGTCAGACCGCGATCGATCATCACCTCCGCTGCATCGAGATCATGAGCCAGACCGGCTCGCGCGATCTGAAGATCTGGCTGGCCGACGGCACCAACTATCCGGGGCAAGACGACATCCGGGCCCGTCAAGATCGCCTCGCCGAATCGCTCGCCGTGATCTACGAGTGCTTGGGCGGCGACCAACGGCTCGTGCTCGAATACAAGTTCTTCGAGCCCGCGTTCTATCACACCGACGTTCCTGACTGGGGCACGAGCTACGTGCACTGCGCAGCGCTCGGCGAGCGGGCGGTGGTCTGTCTCGACACCGGGCACCATGCGCCGGGCACCAACATCGAGTTCATCGTCGCCCAGTTGTTGCGGCTCGGGAAGCTCGGCTCGTTCGACTTCAACTCGCGCTTCTACGCCGACGACGACCTGATTGTCGGCGCCGCCGACCCGTTCCAGCTGTTCCGCATCCTCCACGAGGTGAACCGGGGCGGCGGGTTCGCCGCCCCGGTTCCGAGGTGGCCTTCATGCTCGACCAGTGCCACAACATCGAGCAGAAGATCCCCGGCCAGATCCGCAGCGTCCTCAACGTCCAGGAGATGA